The following proteins are co-located in the Dromiciops gliroides isolate mDroGli1 chromosome 2, mDroGli1.pri, whole genome shotgun sequence genome:
- the BTBD6 gene encoding BTB/POZ domain-containing protein 6 — translation MAAELYSTSANTNITNSNSTTTATTVTAANTKNSTLHLHQTSQSPPPAQVQNLNNNFESTNWQSFYPTLRERNAMMFNNELMADVHFIIGPLEASKRVPAHKYVLAVGSSVFYAMFYGDLAEVKSEIHIPDVEPAAFLILLKYMYSDEIDLEADTVLATLYAAKKYIVPALAKACVHFLETSLEAKNACVLLSQSRLFEEPELTQRCWEVIDAQAEMALKSEGFCEIDQQTLEIILNRESLNTKEVVIFEAVLNWAEAECKREGLPITPRNKRKVLGRVLFLVRIPTMTLEEFANGAAQSDILTLEETRSIFLWYTATKKPQLEFPLTKRKGLAPQRCHRFQSSAYRSNQWRYRGRCDSIQFAVDKRIFIAGLGLYGSSCGKAEYSVKIELKRLNVVLAHNLTKFLSDGSSNTFSVWFEHPVQIEQDTFYNVSAILDGNELSYFGQEGMTEVQCGKVTFQFQCSSDSTNGTGVQGGQIPELIFYA, via the exons ATGGCTGCAGAACTTTACTCTACCAGTGCTAATACCAACATCACAAACAGTAATTCCACTACCACTGCCACCACAGTCACTGCAGCCAATACCAAAAACAGCACCCTTCATCTTCATCAAACTTCCCAATCTCCACCACCAGCACAAGTGCAAAACCTTAACAACAACTTCGAGAGTACCAACTGGCAGTCTTTCTACCCCACTCTTCGAGAGAG GAATGCAATGATGTTCAATAATGAACTCATGGCTGATGTACACTTTATCATTGGCCCTCTGGAGGCATCAAAGCGAGTTCCTGCTCATAAG TATGTGCTGGCAGTTGGCAGCTCTGTCTTCTATGCCATGTTTTACGGTGATCTTGCAGAAGTGAAATCTGAAATCCATATACCTGATGTGGAGCCTGCAGCTTTTCTTATCCTGTTAAA GTACATGTATAGTGATGAAATTGACCTGGAAGCTGACACAGTGCTTGCAACTCTCTACGCTGCCAAGAAGTACATTGTTCCAGCTTTAGCAAAAGCTTGTGTCCATTTTCTAGAGACTAGTTTAGAAGCAAAAAATGCTTGTGTTTTGCTTTCCCAGAGCAGACTTTTTGAGGAACCAGAACTGACCCAGCGTTGCTGGGAAGTGATTGATGCTCAAGCAGAGATGGCATTAAAGTCAGAGGGCTTTTGTGAAATAGATCAACAAACATTAGAAATTATCCTGAACAGGGAATCACTAAACACCAAGGAGGTGGTTATCTTTGAAGCTGTGCTGAACTGGGCAGAAGCTGAATGCAAAAGAGAAGGTTTGCCAATTACaccaagaaataaaaggaaagtatTGGGAAGAGTTTTATTTTTAGTACGAATTCCGACTATGACACTGGAAGAGTTTGCCAATGGTGCTGCTCAGTCAGATATTCTAACCCTGGAAGAGACACGAAGCATATTCCTCTGGTACACAGCTACCAAGAAACCACAGTTGGAGTTTCCACTGACAAAAAGGAAAGGCCTTGCTCCTCAGAGATGCCACCGATTTCAGTCATCTGCATATCGGAGCAACCAGTGGAGGTACCGTGGACGATGTGACAGCATCCAGTTTGCAGTAGATAAGAGGATATTTATTGCAGGACTTGGATTATATGGATCAAGCTGTGGGAAAGCTGAGTACAGTGTGAAAATTGAACTTAAACGGTTAAATGTTGTTCTTGCTCATAATCTAACCAAGTTCCTCTCAGATGGATCTAGTAATACATTTTCAGTCTGGTTTGAACATCCAGTTCAAATTGAACAAGACACATTTTACAATGTTAGTGCCATCTTGGATGGTAATGAACTTAGTTATTTTGGACAGGAAGGAATGACTGAAGTTCAGTGTGGAAAAGTGACATTTCAATTCCAGTGCTCCTCAGACAGTACCAATGGCACTGGGGTGCAAGGAGGACAGATTCCAGAGCTTATTTTCTATGCGTGA